One stretch of Streptomyces sp. MMBL 11-1 DNA includes these proteins:
- a CDS encoding DUF6397 family protein — protein MTVKEALRAHARTQGAHARTRAARAEGAKARADARAGGVTETECEGGRTPSAAPAATVAAGRAAQELNIRRAEFELAVHLGLIAVVGAPGGGRPRVHEEEIARLREQPGFPDGLAERVRTVGTAEGAALLGIAPARFTRLARAGCVSPVTFYLNRYRAVVWLYLADEVAAFAAREPELLAGRTPSGMRTMLESGTDRRPRNWRSQRIDRLLNRTADPWARTAVQASALDPVQLAEVVDDPYERAYLVRVRPEPVFGRPGSMAAREAMGELMLADDPDEILWRRVNLTLELDRAREDRPAPCPGDDGETRAVPAVRPAANARPRAEVPLSAADPAPPSACAGASRSAAAGAPTGKGLLARLGWRGRGAG, from the coding sequence ATGACGGTCAAGGAAGCACTCCGGGCGCACGCCAGGACCCAGGGTGCGCACGCCAGGACCCGGGCCGCGCGGGCCGAGGGCGCGAAGGCACGGGCCGACGCCCGTGCCGGGGGTGTCACGGAGACGGAGTGCGAGGGCGGGCGCACCCCATCCGCCGCTCCGGCGGCGACGGTCGCGGCCGGGCGCGCGGCCCAGGAGCTGAACATCCGGCGTGCGGAGTTCGAACTCGCGGTGCACCTCGGGCTGATCGCCGTCGTCGGCGCGCCGGGCGGTGGGCGGCCACGGGTGCACGAGGAGGAGATCGCGCGTCTGCGCGAGCAGCCGGGCTTTCCCGATGGTCTGGCGGAGCGGGTACGCACCGTCGGAACAGCGGAAGGGGCGGCTCTGCTGGGCATCGCTCCGGCACGGTTCACCCGGCTCGCTCGGGCAGGCTGCGTCTCCCCGGTCACGTTTTATCTCAACCGGTATCGCGCGGTGGTCTGGCTCTACCTCGCGGACGAGGTCGCCGCCTTCGCGGCCCGGGAACCCGAGCTGCTCGCGGGGCGGACGCCGTCGGGGATGCGCACGATGCTCGAGTCGGGCACCGACCGGCGGCCGCGCAACTGGCGCTCGCAACGCATCGACCGGCTGCTGAACCGCACGGCGGACCCCTGGGCGCGAACGGCGGTCCAGGCCTCGGCACTTGACCCGGTGCAGCTCGCGGAAGTGGTGGACGACCCCTACGAACGCGCCTATCTCGTGCGGGTCCGGCCGGAGCCGGTCTTCGGACGTCCGGGGTCCATGGCGGCGAGGGAAGCCATGGGGGAGCTGATGCTGGCCGACGACCCCGATGAGATCCTCTGGCGGCGGGTCAACCTGACTCTGGAACTGGACAGGGCGCGCGAGGACCGGCCGGCCCCGTGCCCCGGGGACGACGGAGAAACCCGAGCGGTGCCGGCCGTCCGGCCCGCCGCCAATGCCCGTCCCCGGGCCGAGGTGCCGCTGTCCGCCGCCGATCCGGCTCCGCCCTCCGCCTGTGCAGGGGCGTCACGCTCCGCTGCGGCGGGCGCGCCGACCGGGAAAGGACTGCTCGCCAGGTTGGGGTGGCGTGGGAGGGGCGCCGGATAA
- a CDS encoding GNAT family N-acetyltransferase, which translates to MLIREATSEDWPAIWPFFHTIVSTGETLTFPLDLGEEDAKGWWFVAAPSRVVVAVDDAGTVLGTAKMNRNHMGNGSHIASATYMVDPARSGRGVGRALCAYSVDWARAEGYRAMQFNAVVETNTHAVKLYRSIGFDVIGTLPEGFNHPTEGYVGLHIMHKAL; encoded by the coding sequence ATGCTGATCAGGGAAGCAACCTCCGAGGACTGGCCCGCCATCTGGCCGTTTTTCCATACGATCGTCTCCACGGGCGAGACGCTCACCTTTCCGCTCGATCTCGGTGAGGAGGACGCCAAGGGGTGGTGGTTCGTCGCAGCGCCGAGCCGCGTGGTTGTTGCCGTGGACGATGCCGGGACCGTGCTCGGCACGGCGAAGATGAACCGGAACCACATGGGCAACGGGTCGCACATAGCCAGCGCCACGTACATGGTCGACCCCGCGCGCTCGGGCCGGGGAGTGGGGCGCGCGCTGTGCGCGTACTCGGTCGACTGGGCTCGCGCCGAAGGATATCGGGCCATGCAGTTCAACGCGGTGGTCGAGACCAACACTCACGCCGTCAAGCTGTACCGCTCCATCGGCTTCGACGTGATCGGAACCCTTCCGGAGGGCTTCAACCACCCGACCGAGGGCTATGTGGGGCTTCACATCATGCACAAGGCCCTGTGA
- a CDS encoding histidine phosphatase family protein, giving the protein MRLLLIRHGQTPSNVGNFLDTARPGPGLTDLGLRQAAALPGALVGEGIAAVYASTLTRTQLTAAPLAAERGIEVRIRDGIRELSAGDLEMRADEDAVRQYLTTAFAWSAGDIARRMPGGESGAEALARFDAVVAEAAEAGEPGTVALVSHGAAIRVWTAARARNVTVGFAAEHGLDNTGVVVVEGSPDSGWTALSWAGTVVPGVTASGEADGGPAGRTLPGRDLGPEADPFA; this is encoded by the coding sequence ATGCGCTTGCTGCTGATCCGTCACGGACAGACACCGTCGAACGTCGGCAACTTCCTGGACACCGCGCGGCCCGGCCCCGGCCTCACCGACCTGGGCCTGCGGCAGGCTGCGGCCCTCCCCGGGGCCCTTGTCGGGGAGGGCATCGCCGCGGTGTACGCCTCCACCCTGACCCGTACGCAACTCACGGCCGCACCCCTCGCCGCAGAGCGGGGCATCGAGGTCCGGATCCGTGACGGGATCCGCGAACTGTCGGCCGGTGACCTGGAGATGCGGGCCGATGAGGACGCGGTGCGGCAGTACCTGACGACCGCCTTCGCCTGGTCCGCCGGGGACATCGCCCGCCGGATGCCCGGGGGCGAGAGCGGGGCGGAGGCGTTGGCCCGCTTCGACGCCGTGGTGGCCGAGGCGGCGGAGGCCGGGGAGCCCGGGACCGTGGCACTCGTCAGTCACGGTGCCGCCATCCGTGTGTGGACCGCCGCCCGCGCACGAAACGTCACGGTCGGTTTCGCCGCTGAACACGGCCTGGACAACACGGGCGTGGTGGTGGTCGAGGGCTCGCCGGACTCGGGATGGACGGCTCTCTCCTGGGCCGGGACGGTCGTCCCGGGGGTCACCGCGAGCGGCGAGGCGGACGGGGGCCCGGCGGGCCGCACACTGCCGGGCCGGGATCTGGGGCCGGAAGCGGACCCCTTCGCCTGA
- a CDS encoding SpoIIE family protein phosphatase, with protein MTDDERPQDAEAPPLRRIDRKSNGEIRPTERLAMNRTGSFDWDLDTRTLDIDEAGLMVFGVDPATFDARPGALLEHLEPAERARLDVTIDEAITGGSNSYSVHFRVPLDDGTTQWTHVQARILRSKDGMAHRIVGVVRDATAEVTHSAFVLDLEKRRQRQTDIVERTTSAMSRAVTVDDVTAALTGPGGLARLGADGLALGLVENSALSIVAVSGESLEVLDGLGSGDLDRNLPLADTIRSGRPRFITSLAALARRYPELEPHLGRLRFRAAAYLPLVAQARSLGGLALFYRERTVFNADERILCLGLAAIVAQSLQRAMLFDEEREFATQLQSAMLPPRIQEVEGGEIAVRYHAAWSGRQVGGDWYDVITLPKNRYGLVVGDVQGHDTHAAAIMGQLRIALRAYAAEGHPPATVLARASRFLAELDTERFATCTYAQVDLATGAAQVVRAGHLGPLIRHLDGRVGSPQVRGGLPLGTSTDLQDEEYPETRLDLVPGETFVLYTDGLVEEPGADLDTGIDALRNEVSTGPAGAEALADHLSERLWERWGSGDDVALLVLRRSPDVGSSHAPRLHQYIHQADPEGLSDARATVRQALADWDMAEFADDAELVTGELLVNVLLHTEGGAVLTLEVLPDPVRRVRLSVQDRSSAWPRRRRPGETSTSGRGLLLLDAVASRWGIEPRGEGKAVWCEIGPAPPPATAPPPVAER; from the coding sequence ATGACCGACGACGAACGGCCGCAGGACGCCGAAGCCCCTCCGCTCCGCCGGATCGACCGGAAGTCCAACGGTGAGATCCGGCCGACGGAACGCCTCGCCATGAATCGGACCGGCAGTTTCGACTGGGACCTGGACACCCGGACACTGGACATCGACGAGGCCGGGCTCATGGTGTTCGGCGTGGATCCGGCGACGTTCGACGCGCGCCCGGGGGCACTGCTGGAGCACCTGGAACCGGCGGAACGGGCTCGGCTCGACGTCACGATCGACGAGGCCATCACCGGCGGCAGCAATTCCTACAGCGTCCACTTCCGGGTGCCGCTGGACGACGGGACCACGCAGTGGACCCATGTCCAGGCCCGCATCCTGCGATCGAAGGACGGGATGGCACACAGGATCGTGGGGGTCGTCCGGGACGCGACGGCGGAGGTCACCCATTCGGCCTTCGTTCTCGATCTGGAAAAACGACGACAGCGCCAGACCGATATCGTTGAACGGACAACAAGTGCCATGTCCCGCGCGGTGACCGTGGACGACGTGACGGCCGCCCTCACCGGGCCCGGCGGGCTCGCCCGGCTCGGCGCCGACGGTCTCGCCCTGGGACTCGTGGAGAATTCCGCTCTGAGCATCGTCGCGGTGAGCGGCGAGTCGCTCGAGGTCCTCGACGGGCTCGGCTCCGGCGACCTCGACCGCAACCTCCCCCTCGCGGACACCATCCGCAGCGGACGCCCCCGGTTCATCACCTCTCTCGCCGCGCTCGCCCGCCGCTACCCGGAACTGGAACCGCATCTCGGCAGGCTGAGATTCCGGGCGGCTGCCTACCTTCCCCTGGTGGCCCAGGCCCGGTCGCTCGGTGGTCTGGCGCTCTTCTACCGCGAGCGCACGGTGTTCAACGCGGACGAGCGCATTCTGTGTCTGGGCCTCGCCGCCATCGTGGCCCAGTCCCTGCAACGGGCGATGCTCTTCGACGAGGAGCGGGAGTTCGCCACCCAGCTCCAGTCCGCGATGCTCCCGCCCCGGATACAGGAGGTCGAGGGCGGCGAGATCGCGGTCCGGTACCACGCGGCGTGGAGCGGCCGACAGGTCGGTGGCGACTGGTACGACGTGATCACCCTGCCCAAGAACCGTTACGGGCTTGTCGTGGGGGACGTCCAGGGGCACGACACCCACGCGGCCGCGATCATGGGCCAGTTGCGTATCGCCCTGCGCGCGTACGCCGCCGAAGGGCACCCGCCGGCCACCGTGCTGGCACGGGCCTCCCGCTTCCTCGCCGAACTGGACACCGAGCGCTTTGCCACCTGCACGTACGCCCAGGTCGACCTGGCGACCGGAGCGGCGCAGGTAGTACGGGCCGGACACCTCGGCCCGTTGATCCGCCACCTCGACGGGCGGGTCGGCAGCCCGCAGGTGCGCGGCGGGCTGCCGCTGGGAACCTCCACGGACCTCCAGGACGAGGAGTACCCGGAGACCCGCCTGGACCTGGTGCCCGGTGAGACCTTCGTCCTGTACACGGACGGACTCGTGGAGGAGCCCGGAGCCGACCTCGATACCGGCATCGACGCGCTGCGCAACGAGGTGAGCACCGGGCCCGCCGGGGCCGAGGCGCTGGCCGATCACCTGTCGGAACGGCTGTGGGAACGGTGGGGGTCGGGGGACGATGTGGCGCTCCTCGTCCTGCGCCGCAGCCCCGACGTGGGGTCGTCGCACGCGCCGCGGCTGCACCAGTACATCCACCAGGCGGACCCGGAAGGGCTCTCGGACGCCCGCGCGACCGTGCGCCAGGCCCTCGCCGACTGGGACATGGCCGAGTTCGCCGACGATGCCGAGCTCGTCACGGGCGAGTTGTTGGTGAACGTGCTCCTGCACACCGAGGGTGGGGCGGTCCTGACCCTGGAGGTGCTGCCCGACCCGGTACGGCGGGTCCGGCTGTCGGTCCAGGACCGGTCCAGCGCCTGGCCCCGTCGGCGTAGGCCGGGCGAGACCTCCACCTCCGGCCGGGGACTGCTCCTGCTCGACGCGGTCGCCTCGCGCTGGGGGATCGAGCCGAGGGGCGAGGGCAAGGCCGTCTGGTGCGAGATCGGCCCCGCTCCCCCACCGGCCACCGCACCGCCGCCGGTCGCGGAACGGTGA